One region of Vibrio pelagius genomic DNA includes:
- a CDS encoding thioredoxin fold domain-containing protein — protein MSVLRRLPLLALPFFITACNASEENVEQVKTAVEAAPTQEYDIKALTQRFEKIGVKVMDVVPSDIDGLVEVQTNSGIIFSSPSGAHFIAGTLYSLDENGKFSDVLAERQAPINAAKIAEMADSTIEYKADDEKYAITVFTDITCGYCVRLHSQMQGYNDLGITVRYMAYPRQGATGQVANQMAAIWGSDDPKAAMHDAKVNRQMPDSAKATSATKSIIAKQYQLGRELGISGTPAIFLPSGELVSGYLPPAQLIQRLEQ, from the coding sequence ATGAGCGTATTACGCCGTCTTCCTCTATTGGCACTGCCTTTTTTTATCACTGCTTGTAACGCATCTGAAGAGAATGTTGAGCAGGTTAAGACTGCAGTAGAGGCTGCACCCACTCAAGAATACGATATTAAGGCTTTGACCCAGCGTTTTGAGAAGATTGGCGTCAAAGTGATGGATGTTGTGCCTTCGGATATCGATGGGTTAGTCGAAGTTCAAACCAATAGCGGTATCATTTTCTCGTCTCCATCGGGTGCTCATTTCATCGCAGGTACACTTTACTCACTGGATGAAAATGGCAAATTCAGCGACGTATTAGCGGAGCGTCAGGCTCCTATTAACGCCGCGAAAATCGCAGAAATGGCTGACTCGACCATCGAATACAAAGCGGATGATGAAAAATACGCGATTACGGTCTTCACGGACATCACCTGTGGTTACTGTGTGCGTCTACACAGCCAAATGCAGGGCTATAACGATTTAGGTATTACGGTTCGTTACATGGCCTACCCACGTCAGGGGGCAACTGGCCAAGTTGCTAACCAAATGGCGGCGATTTGGGGTTCAGATGACCCGAAAGCGGCAATGCACGATGCGAAAGTGAATCGTCAAATGCCAGACTCTGCGAAAGCAACGTCGGCAACCAAATCCATTATTGCTAAGCAGTACCAATTAGGTCGCGAGCTTGGTATCAGCGGTACACCGGCAATCTTCTTACCAAGTGGTGAGCTTGTGAGTGGCTACCTGCCTCCTGCGCAACTTATCCAACGCTTAGAGCAATAA
- the prfB gene encoding peptide chain release factor 2 (programmed frameshift) → MFEINPIKNRLQDVSERTNILRGYLDYDAKQERLEEVNAELEQPDVWNEPERAQALGKERASLEAVVETIDQLDQGVEDVEGLLELAVEEEDQETFDEIEPELAELEAKLEKLEFRRMFAGDHDASDCYIDLQSGSGGTEAQDWTSMMLRMYLRWAEAKGFKTEVIEVSEGEVAGLKGATVRISGEYAYGWLRTETGVHRLVRKSPFDSSGRRHTSFASAFIYPEIDDNIDIDINPSDLRIDVYRASGAGGQHVNTTESAVRITHVPTNTVVQCQNDRSQHKNKDQAMKQLRAKLFELEIQKQNAEKQANEDAKSDIGWGSQIRSYVLDDSRIKDLRTGVENRNTQAVLDGDLDKFIEASLKSGL, encoded by the exons ATGTTTGAAATCAATCCAATCAAAAACCGTCTGCAGGATGTGTCTGAGCGCACAAATATCCTGAGGGGGTACCTT GACTATGACGCTAAACAAGAGCGTCTAGAAGAAGTAAACGCAGAACTAGAACAACCGGATGTATGGAACGAGCCTGAGCGTGCGCAAGCACTGGGTAAAGAGCGTGCATCACTGGAAGCTGTGGTAGAGACCATCGACCAACTTGACCAAGGTGTTGAGGATGTGGAAGGCCTACTTGAGCTGGCGGTTGAAGAAGAAGACCAAGAGACATTTGACGAGATCGAACCTGAACTGGCTGAGCTAGAAGCTAAGCTAGAGAAGCTAGAGTTCCGTCGTATGTTCGCAGGCGATCACGACGCATCTGACTGCTACATCGACCTACAATCAGGTTCGGGTGGTACAGAAGCACAAGACTGGACTTCAATGATGCTACGCATGTACTTGCGTTGGGCTGAAGCGAAAGGCTTCAAGACCGAGGTAATTGAAGTTTCTGAGGGTGAAGTTGCTGGCCTGAAAGGGGCAACGGTTCGCATCTCAGGTGAGTACGCTTATGGTTGGCTACGTACGGAAACAGGTGTACACCGCCTAGTTCGTAAGTCTCCATTTGACTCAAGCGGTCGTCGTCATACGTCATTTGCTTCTGCGTTTATCTACCCAGAGATTGATGACAACATTGATATCGATATTAACCCTTCTGATCTGCGTATTGACGTATACCGTGCATCTGGCGCGGGTGGTCAGCACGTAAACACCACGGAATCTGCGGTTCGTATTACTCACGTTCCAACTAATACAGTGGTGCAATGTCAGAATGACCGTTCTCAGCATAAGAACAAAGACCAAGCGATGAAGCAGCTTCGTGCAAAACTGTTTGAATTAGAGATTCAAAAACAGAACGCAGAGAAGCAAGCGAACGAAGATGCTAAATCTGACATCGGTTGGGGTAGCCAAATCCGCTCTTACGTACTGGATGACTCGCGCATCAAAGATTTACGTACTGGCGTTGAAAACCGCAATACTCAAGCGGTTCTTGATGGCGACCTAGACAAATTTATCGAAGCTAGCCTGAAATCAGGTCTGTAA
- the vpsR gene encoding cyclic-di-GMP-binding transcriptional regulator VpsR (Not actually a response regulator, but instead a cyclic-di-GMP-binding transcription factor.) translates to MGTQFKMDSLPGSLIVVGGAYEPWLSVLEQVGWQCTQCADLRKADALFTETGPCIGIVDLSHDEFSLNGVANLVSNNKQVRWLALIRESQLSSDTICQFIVNFCIDFFTTPIPDAQLLSTIGHQLGMLKLEKKVWPNYGLNSDMGLLGDSVAVKRLRDQVKRIGPTDVSILISGDSGSGKETVARSIHRHSSRAKHPFLTVNCRALPESRIESELFGLAGKVGDTPCMLEEADGGTILFNDILAMPRDQQVNLLKFLQEGKVETSKGLRSVDVRILASNSSDIEKALIEGDFNEELYHYINVLRIHVPSLKERVSDIPILANHFLHDYSKEFNAQAKNFSESAVTALSRYHWPGNVRELMNQIKRVVLMSDSIIIDEEHLDLPKQQDEKRSLKSIRERSERDALIVVLESHAGQVSLAAKELGVSRATMYRLLNKHNLISEGII, encoded by the coding sequence ATGGGAACTCAATTTAAGATGGATTCCTTACCAGGCTCTCTTATCGTCGTTGGTGGTGCGTACGAGCCTTGGTTATCTGTATTAGAACAAGTGGGTTGGCAATGCACTCAGTGTGCGGACCTAAGAAAGGCAGATGCACTTTTTACGGAAACCGGTCCTTGTATTGGGATCGTTGACCTAAGCCATGATGAGTTCAGTCTCAATGGTGTCGCTAATTTAGTGAGTAATAACAAACAGGTACGATGGTTAGCTCTGATTCGTGAATCACAACTAAGTTCAGACACGATCTGCCAGTTTATCGTGAACTTCTGTATCGACTTCTTCACGACTCCGATCCCAGATGCTCAGCTACTTAGCACGATAGGACACCAGTTAGGCATGTTAAAGCTTGAGAAGAAGGTGTGGCCAAATTATGGTTTGAACAGTGACATGGGGCTGCTGGGGGACTCTGTTGCAGTCAAACGGCTGAGAGATCAAGTCAAACGAATTGGCCCGACTGACGTTAGTATCTTGATCTCAGGAGACAGCGGATCAGGCAAAGAGACGGTTGCGCGTTCTATTCACAGACACTCTTCTCGTGCAAAACATCCTTTTTTGACTGTGAACTGCCGTGCGCTGCCTGAATCAAGAATCGAAAGTGAACTGTTTGGCTTGGCCGGTAAGGTGGGGGATACTCCATGCATGCTTGAAGAGGCGGATGGTGGAACGATTCTGTTCAACGATATTTTAGCTATGCCTAGAGACCAGCAGGTGAATCTGCTTAAGTTTTTGCAAGAAGGTAAGGTTGAAACTTCAAAAGGCCTGCGCTCTGTTGATGTACGTATTTTAGCTTCAAACTCCTCAGATATAGAGAAGGCTTTGATTGAAGGCGATTTTAATGAGGAGCTTTATCACTACATCAATGTACTACGAATACATGTTCCGAGCTTGAAAGAGCGTGTCAGTGATATTCCAATTCTGGCAAACCACTTCTTGCACGATTACTCCAAAGAGTTCAATGCACAGGCTAAGAACTTCTCAGAATCGGCGGTCACGGCACTGTCTCGCTACCACTGGCCGGGCAATGTACGTGAGTTGATGAATCAAATTAAGCGGGTGGTACTGATGTCTGATTCGATCATTATTGATGAAGAGCATCTTGATTTGCCAAAACAGCAAGATGAAAAGCGCAGTTTGAAAAGCATTCGAGAGCGATCAGAGCGCGATGCTTTGATTGTCGTTTTAGAGTCGCATGCAGGACAGGTTTCTCTAGCCGCGAAGGAGCTGGGAGTTTCACGAGCGACTATGTATCGTCTGCTCAATAAGCATAATCTGATATCTGAAGGGATAATTTAG
- the lysS gene encoding lysine--tRNA ligase: protein MTDAVQNENAQEGSLPEENKLIAERRAKLDHIRKSCKANGHPNDFRREHLAGDLQAEFGEKTKEELEELNHVVAIAGRVMAKRGPFLAIQETSGRIQAYAAKDVQKELKEKYQGLDIGDIIGVKGALHKSGKGDLYVNMESYELLTKALRPLPEKFHGLTDQEMRYRQRYVDLIVNEDSRNAFIVRSKLVSSIRNFMSSKGYLEVETPMMHVIPGGATARPFITHHNALDIDMYLRVAPELYLKRLVVGGFDRVFEINRNFRNEGLSPRHNPEFTMMEFYQAYSDYKDLMDLTEEMLSTAAMDVLGSTSMPYGDETVEFGGKYARMSMFDAIKHYNPEHAEIQALTEADLQDREKMVAIAKSVHVEVETFWTCGQLLEEIFGETAEPQLIQPTFITGYPADISPLARRSDDNPFFTDRFEFFIGGREVANGFSELNDAQDQDERFKAQVNAKDAGDDEAMYYDADYITALEHGLPPTAGQGIGIDRLAMLFTNTHTIRDVILFPAMRPQA from the coding sequence ATGACTGATGCTGTTCAAAACGAAAACGCACAAGAAGGCTCTTTACCTGAAGAGAACAAGCTGATCGCCGAGCGTCGCGCGAAGCTGGATCATATCCGCAAGAGCTGCAAAGCAAACGGTCACCCAAATGATTTCCGTCGTGAGCACCTAGCTGGCGACCTTCAAGCGGAATTCGGTGAAAAGACTAAAGAAGAGCTAGAAGAGCTAAACCACGTGGTTGCAATCGCTGGCCGTGTAATGGCTAAGCGTGGTCCATTCCTAGCGATTCAAGAAACATCTGGCCGTATCCAAGCATACGCTGCAAAAGATGTTCAAAAAGAGCTTAAAGAGAAATACCAAGGCCTAGATATCGGTGACATCATCGGTGTTAAAGGTGCACTTCACAAGTCAGGTAAAGGCGACCTTTACGTGAACATGGAGTCTTACGAGCTGCTAACTAAAGCACTTCGTCCACTTCCAGAGAAGTTCCACGGTCTAACTGACCAAGAGATGCGTTACCGTCAGCGTTACGTTGACCTAATCGTGAACGAAGATTCTCGCAACGCATTCATCGTGCGCTCTAAGCTTGTCTCTTCAATCCGTAACTTCATGAGCTCAAAAGGCTACCTAGAAGTTGAAACGCCAATGATGCACGTGATCCCTGGTGGTGCGACGGCACGTCCATTCATCACTCACCACAACGCACTAGACATCGACATGTACCTACGTGTTGCACCTGAGCTTTACCTAAAGCGTCTAGTTGTAGGTGGCTTTGACCGTGTATTCGAGATCAACCGTAACTTCCGTAACGAAGGTCTATCGCCACGTCACAACCCTGAATTTACAATGATGGAATTCTACCAAGCGTACTCTGACTACAAAGATCTGATGGATCTGACTGAAGAGATGCTAAGCACAGCAGCGATGGACGTTCTTGGTTCGACTTCTATGCCTTACGGTGACGAAACGGTTGAGTTTGGTGGTAAGTACGCTCGTATGAGCATGTTTGATGCAATCAAACACTACAACCCTGAGCACGCTGAAATTCAAGCGCTAACAGAAGCAGACCTTCAAGACCGTGAAAAGATGGTAGCAATCGCGAAATCTGTACACGTAGAAGTAGAGACGTTCTGGACATGTGGCCAGCTTCTAGAAGAGATCTTTGGTGAAACGGCTGAGCCTCAGCTAATTCAACCAACCTTCATCACTGGCTACCCAGCGGACATCTCTCCTCTAGCTCGCCGTAGCGATGACAACCCGTTCTTCACAGACCGCTTTGAGTTCTTTATCGGTGGTCGTGAAGTAGCAAACGGCTTCTCTGAGCTTAACGATGCACAAGACCAAGACGAGCGTTTCAAAGCGCAAGTTAACGCGAAAGATGCAGGTGATGACGAAGCAATGTACTACGATGCTGACTACATCACAGCACTTGAGCACGGCCTACCGCCAACAGCAGGTCAAGGTATCGGTATCGACCGTCTAGCAATGCTGTTTACTAACACGCACACAATCCGTGACGTGATTCTATTCCCGGCGATGCGTCCACAAGCGTAA
- the recJ gene encoding single-stranded-DNA-specific exonuclease RecJ: MIEIQRRPEVDTSVLPADLPELLKRIYVSRGINSPAQLETAAKGLHSYQKLGGIDAAVELLFKAIQQQKRIIVVGDFDADGATSSALSVLALRMLGSNNVDYLVPNRFEDGYGLSPEVVEQAIEIGAEVIMTVDNGVSSIEGVRFAKEKGLDVLVTDHHLPGHELPMVDAMVNPNLESCAFPSKALAGVGVAFYLMMALCVHMRKLGWFAQQGMAEPKLMELIDLVALGTVADVVPLDENNRILVHQGLQRIRAGKARPGIQALIEVAKRDARRLVASDFGFALGPRINAAGRLDDMSFGVELLMSNNIHAARRMASELDGLNQTRKEIEEGMKQEAIAFCERLEFGEADLPCGLALFQRDWHQGVIGILASRIKDKYHRPVIAFADGGEGSIKGSCRSIPGLHMRDTLDRIDTQNPDLIVKFGGHAMAAGLTIMEKDFERFSKLFDEAVKQDLGETALKGIILSDGELLPEEFSMHTAEFLRAGGPWGQAFPEPIFDGEFKVLHQKLVGEKHLKLMLEPLYKGHPTNVMIDGIAFNVDLRRWPDASVKTVHLAYKLDINEFRGNQSLQLMIDNIEAK; encoded by the coding sequence ATGATAGAGATACAACGTCGCCCCGAAGTCGATACCTCCGTTCTTCCTGCAGATTTGCCAGAGCTACTTAAACGAATCTATGTGAGCCGTGGAATTAATAGTCCAGCTCAGTTAGAGACGGCAGCCAAAGGCTTGCACTCATACCAGAAGCTCGGTGGCATTGATGCGGCAGTTGAGTTGCTATTCAAAGCTATTCAGCAGCAGAAACGTATTATTGTGGTTGGCGACTTTGATGCGGATGGCGCGACCAGCTCGGCACTTTCGGTGTTGGCGCTGCGTATGCTTGGCAGCAATAACGTTGACTATTTGGTGCCAAACCGTTTTGAAGACGGCTATGGTCTGAGCCCGGAAGTGGTTGAGCAGGCGATTGAGATTGGCGCAGAAGTGATCATGACCGTGGATAACGGTGTTTCATCGATTGAAGGAGTACGCTTTGCCAAAGAGAAAGGCTTAGATGTATTGGTCACCGATCATCACTTACCGGGGCATGAGCTTCCGATGGTGGATGCGATGGTGAATCCAAACTTAGAAAGTTGTGCGTTCCCTTCAAAAGCATTGGCGGGAGTTGGTGTTGCATTCTACCTGATGATGGCGCTATGCGTTCACATGCGAAAGCTCGGTTGGTTTGCTCAGCAAGGTATGGCTGAACCGAAACTTATGGAGCTGATTGACCTCGTAGCACTTGGCACGGTAGCCGATGTTGTCCCTCTTGATGAGAATAACCGTATCTTGGTACACCAAGGCCTACAACGTATTCGTGCAGGCAAGGCGCGTCCGGGAATTCAGGCGTTGATTGAAGTGGCGAAACGCGATGCTCGTCGCCTGGTAGCGTCCGATTTCGGTTTTGCTCTTGGGCCTCGTATCAATGCGGCTGGACGCCTTGACGACATGTCATTTGGTGTAGAGCTGCTGATGAGCAACAACATCCACGCAGCGCGTCGTATGGCGAGTGAGTTGGATGGCCTCAACCAAACTCGTAAAGAGATTGAAGAGGGGATGAAACAAGAGGCAATCGCTTTCTGTGAACGTTTAGAGTTCGGTGAAGCAGATCTACCGTGTGGTTTGGCGCTGTTCCAACGCGATTGGCACCAAGGTGTGATTGGTATCTTGGCATCACGTATCAAAGATAAATATCACCGCCCAGTGATTGCGTTTGCTGATGGTGGAGAGGGCAGCATTAAAGGCTCTTGTCGCTCGATTCCTGGCTTGCACATGCGTGATACTCTGGATCGCATTGATACGCAGAACCCAGATCTGATCGTGAAGTTTGGTGGCCATGCAATGGCGGCAGGCTTAACCATCATGGAAAAAGATTTTGAACGCTTTAGTAAACTGTTTGATGAAGCGGTCAAACAAGATCTTGGTGAAACGGCACTCAAAGGCATCATCTTGTCGGATGGAGAGCTGCTTCCTGAAGAGTTTTCGATGCATACCGCTGAGTTTTTGCGTGCTGGTGGCCCTTGGGGACAAGCCTTCCCAGAACCTATCTTTGATGGCGAATTTAAAGTGCTCCATCAAAAACTAGTTGGTGAAAAGCACCTAAAATTGATGCTGGAGCCACTCTACAAAGGTCACCCGACCAACGTGATGATTGATGGTATTGCTTTTAATGTCGACTTGCGTCGCTGGCCAGACGCATCGGTTAAAACCGTGCACCTTGCCTATAAACTCGATATCAACGAGTTCCGCGGCAATCAATCACTGCAGTTGATGATCGACAATATTGAAGCGAAGTAG
- a CDS encoding DUF1127 domain-containing protein, translated as MRHSVYLKLATVLIRADLRHEERVWRRKVRRSVYDLPWENPHLLKDIGLEVDGRPIGLSEPETVTIERRVRHLRRVLSARIPT; from the coding sequence ATGCGTCACTCAGTTTACCTCAAATTAGCCACAGTTCTTATCCGAGCCGATCTTCGTCACGAGGAGCGAGTCTGGAGACGGAAAGTCCGCCGCAGTGTCTACGATCTTCCTTGGGAGAATCCACATCTACTAAAAGATATCGGTCTAGAAGTCGATGGACGACCAATCGGATTATCAGAGCCTGAAACCGTCACTATCGAGCGCCGAGTTCGCCATCTTCGTCGTGTCTTAAGTGCGCGAATACCGACGTAA
- a CDS encoding DUF6482 family protein, which yields MQKHQLDMWLHGDHKDSYRTPKVYVIGCSDIPEYLLAVEYKHKLEPVKQGGEPVHFGSLDQVKEELLRLGFDKAYLRLHNTYDEFGSEPSQRYCDIELALNPH from the coding sequence ATGCAAAAGCATCAACTAGATATGTGGTTGCATGGCGATCATAAAGACTCTTATCGAACACCCAAGGTTTATGTTATCGGGTGTTCTGATATCCCAGAGTATCTATTAGCAGTGGAATATAAGCATAAATTAGAGCCAGTTAAGCAAGGTGGAGAGCCAGTACACTTTGGATCGCTGGACCAGGTCAAAGAGGAGCTCCTCAGGCTTGGTTTCGATAAGGCCTATTTACGCCTCCACAACACTTATGACGAGTTTGGTAGTGAGCCAAGCCAACGCTATTGCGATATAGAGTTAGCTCTGAATCCACACTAA